From one Persephonella sp. genomic stretch:
- the hypE gene encoding hydrogenase expression/formation protein HypE translates to MKQILLSHGGGGEETQKLIKELFFKYFSNPILEKMEDAAVLDLNSKLAFTTDSFTVSPIFFKGGNIGKLAIAGTVNDLAMMGAKPKYLSCSFIIEEGLPFEELEEIVKSMADEMKKTGVQIVTGDTKVVPKGSADKIFINTTGIGEIVYEGISAHNIEEGDVILVSGTIGDHGACIMAQREGIELEGNISSDCASLWPLVEDLINSGITIKAMRDPTRGGLSAVLNEWAEQSNIGIEIEEEKIPVKDEIQGLCELLGLEPYTLANEGKLILAVPENEAEKASEVMKNNELGKDAQIIGKAISDYKGKVILKSPYGSKRIMEPPAGELLPRIC, encoded by the coding sequence ATGAAACAGATACTTTTATCCCATGGTGGTGGTGGAGAGGAAACACAAAAACTAATTAAAGAGCTGTTCTTTAAATACTTTTCAAATCCAATTTTAGAAAAAATGGAAGATGCAGCAGTTTTAGACCTAAACTCAAAACTTGCATTTACTACAGACAGTTTCACGGTATCACCTATTTTCTTTAAAGGTGGAAACATAGGAAAGCTTGCCATTGCCGGAACGGTAAATGACCTTGCAATGATGGGAGCAAAACCAAAATATTTAAGCTGTTCATTTATTATTGAAGAAGGGTTGCCATTTGAAGAATTAGAAGAAATCGTCAAATCAATGGCAGATGAAATGAAAAAAACAGGAGTGCAGATAGTCACAGGGGATACAAAAGTAGTTCCAAAAGGTTCCGCAGATAAAATTTTCATAAACACAACAGGAATTGGAGAGATAGTTTATGAAGGGATTTCAGCCCATAACATAGAAGAAGGAGATGTTATTTTAGTTTCTGGAACAATTGGAGACCATGGAGCCTGTATAATGGCTCAAAGGGAAGGGATAGAGCTTGAAGGAAATATATCTTCTGATTGTGCTTCTTTATGGCCACTGGTAGAAGATTTAATAAATTCTGGAATAACTATAAAAGCAATGAGAGACCCTACAAGAGGAGGACTTTCTGCCGTTTTAAACGAATGGGCAGAACAGTCAAATATCGGAATAGAAATAGAAGAAGAAAAAATCCCTGTAAAAGATGAAATTCAAGGACTTTGTGAACTCCTTGGGCTCGAACCTTATACACTTGCAAATGAAGGAAAACTTATATTAGCTGTTCCAGAAAATGAAGCTGAAAAAGCCTCAGAAGTTATGAAAAACAATGAACTTGGAAAAGACGCCCAAATAATCGGAAAAGCAATTTCCGACTACAAAGGAAAAGTGATCCTGAAATCCCCTTACGGCTCAAAAAGAATAATGGAACCACCGGCCGGAGAACTGCTACCAAGAATTTGTTAA
- a CDS encoding DUF433 domain-containing protein yields the protein MKYKYIERNPNIFGEKPVFKGTRIPVYLILDFLSASETIDNILENYPQLSKEAILKAIRYKEV from the coding sequence ATGAAATATAAATATATAGAAAGAAATCCAAATATTTTTGGTGAAAAACCAGTTTTTAAAGGAACAAGAATTCCTGTCTATCTGATTTTAGACTTTTTATCAGCTAGTGAAACTATAGATAACATTTTAGAAAACTATCCTCAACTTTCTAAAGAAGCTATATTGAAAGCTATAAGATATAAAGAGGTATAA
- a CDS encoding PIN domain-containing protein has product MEYVFLDTNILIYAFSEDEQDKRIIANKILLEENCLISTQVINELSNILYKKFKLDYQNALNVIDEILTIVDVTQFEIETIKKAHLIRHKYKYSYV; this is encoded by the coding sequence ATGGAATATGTTTTTTTAGACACGAATATTTTGATTTATGCATTTTCGGAAGATGAACAAGATAAAAGAATAATTGCAAATAAAATATTATTAGAAGAAAATTGTTTGATATCTACTCAAGTCATTAATGAGTTATCCAATATTTTATACAAAAAATTCAAATTGGATTATCAAAATGCACTAAATGTTATAGATGAAATTTTGACAATAGTAGATGTAACTCAATTTGAAATAGAAACCATTAAAAAAGCACATTTAATTAGACATAAGTATAAATATAGTTATGTATGA
- the hypD gene encoding hydrogenase formation protein HypD produces the protein MPNVDYLKDFRDSKRIQALAKLIKKEADRPLNIMEVCGGHTHTIMKYGLKQLLPEEIDFIHGPGCPVCIMPKERIDHAIALAQDENNIIATLGDMIRVPGSKSSLQKERAKGKNVKMVYAPFDILKIAEENPDKNVIYFAIGFETTTPMTAALIEKVIQENIKNIYFHINHVLVPPPVKAIMDSGEAEIDAFIGPSHVSVIAGAKIYKELVDLYNTPVVVAGFEPVDIMESILWIIRQFKENRREVEIQYKRAVTWEGNTKAQEMINKYMEPREKFRWRGIGDIPYSALKLKDKYSDLDAEKVFADILPNEPIDDHKLCICGDILKGVAKPYNCKVFGTACTPQNPLGSCMVSSEGACAAYYKYGKLELV, from the coding sequence ATGCCAAATGTAGATTACTTAAAAGACTTTAGAGACTCAAAAAGAATTCAAGCTTTAGCAAAGTTAATCAAAAAAGAAGCAGACAGACCGTTAAACATAATGGAAGTTTGTGGAGGGCATACACATACTATAATGAAATACGGTTTAAAACAGCTATTACCTGAAGAAATAGACTTTATTCATGGTCCCGGTTGTCCTGTCTGTATAATGCCAAAAGAAAGAATAGACCATGCCATAGCACTGGCACAAGACGAAAACAATATTATCGCAACTCTTGGAGACATGATTAGAGTTCCGGGTTCAAAAAGTTCACTTCAAAAAGAAAGGGCAAAAGGAAAAAATGTAAAAATGGTTTATGCACCATTTGACATACTAAAAATAGCAGAAGAAAATCCAGATAAAAACGTTATATATTTTGCAATTGGTTTTGAAACCACAACTCCAATGACAGCTGCACTTATAGAAAAAGTTATTCAAGAGAACATAAAAAATATCTACTTTCACATAAATCATGTCCTTGTTCCACCTCCTGTAAAAGCAATAATGGATAGTGGTGAGGCGGAAATAGATGCTTTCATAGGCCCTTCCCATGTATCTGTGATAGCAGGAGCAAAAATTTATAAAGAACTTGTTGATTTATATAATACACCTGTTGTCGTGGCAGGGTTTGAGCCTGTGGATATTATGGAAAGTATCCTCTGGATTATTAGACAGTTTAAAGAAAATAGAAGAGAAGTAGAAATCCAGTATAAAAGGGCTGTAACTTGGGAAGGAAATACAAAAGCTCAAGAAATGATAAATAAATATATGGAACCCAGAGAAAAATTTAGATGGAGAGGAATTGGAGATATTCCATATTCAGCATTAAAGCTAAAAGATAAATATTCAGATTTAGACGCAGAAAAAGTTTTTGCTGATATTCTTCCTAACGAACCAATAGACGACCACAAGCTATGCATATGTGGAGATATTTTAAAAGGTGTAGCCAAACCTTACAACTGCAAAGTCTTCGGAACTGCCTGCACACCTCAAAATCCACTTGGTTCTTGCATGGTATCTTCAGAAGGAGCCTGTGCAGCCTATTACAAATATGGAAAGTTAGAACTGGTTTAA
- a CDS encoding HypC/HybG/HupF family hydrogenase formation chaperone, producing the protein MCLSIPSKIVEILPDNYAIVDTMGVKRKVSLDLMPEPVEIGDYVLIHVGYAMTKMSEEDALESIKVYEEIIKHIEEEENL; encoded by the coding sequence ATGTGTTTATCAATACCATCAAAGATTGTTGAAATACTTCCTGATAACTACGCAATTGTTGACACAATGGGAGTTAAAAGAAAAGTATCTTTAGACCTTATGCCTGAACCTGTCGAAATAGGTGACTACGTTCTAATCCATGTAGGATACGCAATGACAAAAATGAGCGAAGAAGATGCCCTTGAAAGTATAAAAGTTTATGAGGAAATTATAAAACATATAGAAGAAGAGGAAAATTTGTAA
- a CDS encoding acylphosphatase: METMEQLKLKTVFDYYSGNDHIIDLIYKIGKKIGINGFVERKKDTVYIYVSGSHKDIEKFYSELGEKLPYSIFMSEAKTYPLENFEREDRLFHIKGDINILPKNLSLCPTCTKELLDISNRRFYFPFISCNYCGSHYSYLYEYPFTREKTVFKFFKMCEDCEKEFNDEKSFRHKYPLTACHNCLTPIYLKKGENERYGFDNEKTVGAVRTAAGVIKKGNLLRIYTTAGEIVAGIPTEENISKVRQFLDLGEKPLNLLISNPQNLSRYFHIDQPELKTLASQEKPVVLLPFKELPEKELLFPDLGYGKIKFPDEPILLLLANHLKEEEIDYIFYAFLTEDFQKAITDFELNADLPVINKQKETKIVLINGEIFIKEGEKGILPEIIKTKSTGNIAITEDYIAFDLGNGEYLIDKKEKLIFQLKDFVDEINSLNILEGIDENIDIPYKEKKTFKKYEGAILSVLAENNKLSEKALCFYFSSYSNEDMVAIYKNKTVNPLIKVLPIRIYDNLRDTALWVLEEIEKSSEEAKRLIDRWRGRFPQFSGKISSQNYQEKSSITAIFNVISYLLGIFNKEPSYFDQPYQALLKEALSFEAKRGLRIDYFLEEINEEFYLDWRKIIHSTLSFKLADTDNKMLAFSVIEGFKEWIEKESSSILYKLKLNNVAITGDIFTNPVLTGKLLPHFSGNYSLLRNKKLPMDKQNLAFGGAFL; this comes from the coding sequence ATGGAAACAATGGAGCAGCTAAAGTTAAAAACAGTTTTTGATTACTACTCTGGAAACGATCACATAATAGACCTGATTTATAAAATTGGTAAAAAAATAGGTATTAATGGATTTGTAGAAAGAAAAAAAGACACAGTTTATATATATGTTTCAGGTAGTCATAAAGATATAGAAAAATTTTACTCTGAGCTTGGAGAAAAGCTTCCTTACTCAATTTTTATGTCTGAAGCCAAAACATATCCACTGGAAAACTTTGAAAGAGAAGACAGACTTTTTCATATAAAAGGAGATATAAACATACTTCCTAAAAATCTCTCTCTCTGTCCAACATGCACAAAGGAGCTACTGGATATATCAAACAGGAGATTTTATTTTCCGTTTATATCCTGCAATTACTGTGGCAGCCATTACTCGTATCTGTATGAATATCCATTTACACGGGAAAAAACAGTTTTTAAATTTTTTAAAATGTGTGAAGATTGCGAAAAAGAATTCAACGACGAAAAAAGTTTTAGACACAAATATCCACTAACAGCCTGCCATAACTGTTTAACTCCTATTTATCTAAAAAAAGGAGAAAATGAAAGATACGGATTTGATAATGAAAAAACAGTGGGAGCCGTAAGAACAGCAGCAGGGGTTATAAAAAAAGGAAATTTGCTTAGAATTTATACAACCGCAGGAGAAATCGTTGCAGGAATTCCAACAGAAGAAAACATATCAAAGGTAAGACAGTTTTTAGACCTTGGAGAAAAGCCTTTAAACCTACTAATATCTAATCCTCAAAACCTTTCAAGATACTTCCATATAGACCAACCAGAACTAAAAACACTTGCCTCACAGGAAAAGCCAGTTGTTCTACTCCCATTTAAAGAACTACCAGAAAAAGAGCTGTTATTCCCAGACCTTGGATATGGAAAAATAAAATTCCCAGATGAACCTATACTACTACTTTTAGCAAATCATTTAAAAGAAGAAGAAATAGACTATATCTTTTATGCTTTTTTAACAGAAGATTTTCAGAAAGCAATAACAGATTTTGAGCTAAATGCTGACCTTCCTGTGATAAATAAGCAAAAAGAAACGAAAATAGTTCTTATAAACGGAGAAATATTTATAAAAGAAGGAGAAAAAGGTATTTTACCTGAGATAATAAAGACAAAATCTACAGGCAATATTGCGATAACTGAAGATTATATAGCCTTTGATCTTGGAAATGGAGAGTATTTAATAGATAAAAAAGAAAAACTGATATTCCAGCTAAAAGATTTTGTGGATGAAATAAATAGTTTAAATATTTTAGAAGGAATTGATGAAAATATAGATATTCCTTATAAAGAGAAAAAAACTTTTAAGAAATATGAAGGAGCTATTTTATCTGTTTTAGCAGAAAATAATAAACTTTCAGAAAAGGCGTTATGTTTTTATTTTTCTTCTTATTCAAATGAAGACATGGTAGCTATTTACAAAAACAAAACTGTAAATCCTTTAATAAAGGTTCTGCCTATCCGCATATATGACAATCTGAGAGACACTGCTTTATGGGTGTTAGAAGAGATAGAAAAGAGTTCTGAAGAGGCAAAGAGACTTATTGATAGATGGAGAGGAAGATTTCCACAATTTTCAGGGAAAATATCTTCTCAAAACTATCAAGAAAAAAGCAGTATAACAGCAATTTTTAATGTGATTTCGTATCTTCTGGGAATTTTTAACAAAGAACCATCATATTTTGACCAACCTTATCAGGCACTTTTAAAAGAGGCTTTATCATTTGAGGCTAAAAGAGGACTTAGAATTGACTACTTTTTAGAGGAAATAAATGAGGAATTTTATTTAGATTGGAGAAAAATTATCCATTCCACGTTATCATTTAAACTGGCAGATACAGATAACAAAATGCTTGCATTCTCAGTAATAGAAGGCTTCAAAGAATGGATAGAAAAGGAAAGCAGTTCAATTTTATACAAACTTAAATTAAACAATGTAGCCATCACAGGGGACATATTCACAAATCCAGTATTAACAGGAAAACTCCTTCCCCATTTTTCAGGGAACTATAGTTTGCTTAGAAACAAAAAACTGCCTATGGACAAGCAGAATTTAGCTTTTGGAGGAGCGTTTTTGTGA
- a CDS encoding HyaD/HybD family hydrogenase maturation endopeptidase has product MKKIGIVGVGNVLFKDEGIGVFIIKYLQENYRFEPKIDLIDAGTLGFGLMSYLHEYDHIILIDTISINDKPGSVFRLSPEQLSGIASYHQTAHEVEVLQMIELTPLTGKMADTVVIGIIPENICASEIGLTQTLEGTPFKTAIAQIFKELDRIGVKYEKVNEIPLKEVVKKHFGSYNGELSEKRIQEF; this is encoded by the coding sequence ATGAAAAAAATCGGAATAGTTGGCGTCGGAAATGTTTTGTTCAAGGATGAAGGAATAGGAGTTTTTATAATTAAATATCTGCAGGAAAACTACAGATTTGAGCCTAAAATAGACCTTATAGATGCAGGTACACTGGGTTTTGGTCTTATGTCTTATCTCCATGAATACGACCATATAATCCTCATAGATACAATCTCTATAAACGACAAACCGGGAAGTGTTTTTAGACTATCTCCTGAACAACTTTCAGGAATTGCATCATACCATCAAACAGCCCATGAAGTAGAAGTTCTCCAGATGATAGAACTAACTCCACTTACAGGGAAAATGGCAGATACCGTTGTTATAGGAATAATTCCAGAGAATATCTGTGCTTCAGAGATAGGTTTAACACAAACTCTTGAAGGAACTCCTTTCAAAACAGCCATTGCCCAGATTTTTAAAGAGTTAGATAGAATAGGCGTAAAATATGAAAAGGTTAACGAGATACCCTTAAAAGAAGTTGTCAAAAAACATTTTGGTTCATACAACGGAGAACTATCAGAAAAAAGAATTCAGGAGTTTTAG
- a CDS encoding RloB family protein: MARRKKKNRELKDVILVYIEGETEEEYINFLKSKFRDKINIKIEPEFPKEPQNLDRTLKEIKSKLKEVGISPIYWIIDFDHFNNDINERRRFENFWNNAKNIKDIKLLVNNPCIEFWFLLHLKYRDKSYTSCGECEEDLKKEEIILVNRKKEIKIKPFQNYKKGKFNEEIKTFLIENLYSAIENAKKLGTFDINDPKSCAEIYLLIEEKILNKGIS, encoded by the coding sequence GTGGCAAGAAGAAAGAAAAAAAACAGGGAACTGAAAGATGTTATTCTTGTGTATATAGAAGGAGAAACTGAAGAGGAATATATAAATTTTTTAAAAAGCAAATTTAGAGACAAAATTAACATAAAAATTGAACCAGAATTTCCCAAAGAACCTCAAAACCTTGATAGGACTTTAAAAGAGATTAAATCCAAATTAAAGGAAGTTGGAATATCACCAATTTACTGGATTATAGATTTTGACCATTTTAACAATGATATTAACGAAAGAAGAAGATTTGAAAATTTTTGGAACAATGCAAAGAACATAAAAGATATAAAACTACTTGTAAATAATCCCTGTATAGAATTTTGGTTTCTTTTACATCTTAAATATAGAGATAAAAGTTATACATCTTGTGGAGAGTGTGAGGAAGATTTAAAGAAAGAAGAAATTATTCTGGTCAATAGGAAGAAAGAGATAAAGATAAAACCCTTTCAGAATTATAAGAAAGGAAAATTTAACGAAGAAATTAAAACTTTTTTAATTGAAAATCTATATTCAGCAATTGAGAACGCAAAAAAGTTGGGAACTTTTGATATTAATGACCCCAAAAGCTGCGCTGAAATCTATCTTCTCATAGAAGAAAAAATTTTGAATAAAGGAATATCATGA